Proteins from a genomic interval of Aspergillus flavus chromosome 7, complete sequence:
- a CDS encoding ABC bile acid transporter, whose protein sequence is MIEVKELSVFLHIVGAGLVLQLGFPALRQVTTAILTLVSSRRYGTYVYTEKNGRPKTQPAKRVWFLLTCMGCGCFIAILRVATPANNGFLLERWLQLTTWIVMLVHHTTLVTESISSARYVIGLRGCLSCFVVALLSVIEQYTGEEAKKSPEALLVMARINHGIVGISILITLSLPRRSRIFRDGKAIDGEGSSSVLGRLSFHWVSELVAVAEARRRVTLDDLPELDDRTRAGILQEEFTQAPCNNASHRCDEWSLFRLLLLSHGKCLRNQIMLSIPLAVVAFTPQLALWMMLQSLEEQSTRQSDTASLTWWALVCGLTIGLSAWLENWLLWLAMNKISVPLTQQLTAILYHKLISHSQLAGDSLNEQNLTNLISMDTQRIATVAGFLYSNVLQAMKLIVASTLLTHLLGWQSLLAGLSTLLIITPLHRIFLQRYGAAERALTGLRDSKMAALTEALQCIRQVKIAALERKWEVKINQLLERGLQEHRAAFHWYLMNLACHLVGPVLVSATAIGIYTWIHGSLTPSVAFPALSLLGYIQFILGLIPDLWSGIVGARISLRRIGSFLETEKASSTIAPGERIEFQSATVCYESSAGAQGSGTLHNLTASFPPKELSIITGATGMGKSLLLRTILDECHIKSGILRRPVPASHDEIYGQKTTTQPRWVIDHAIAFVPQLPWNEAATIRDNILFGLPLEPERYQSVLYACALTKDLEQLEHGDLTDIGPNGCKLSGGQKTRVALARALYSRAGILLLDDIFSAVDIHTARHIFIHGLTGELAQGRTRILVTHHVQLCASKAKYLVTLDNGTVVFAGIPPYLLHPSLEENRDTAGNESKHDIHTPESTPVRHSYNTLVSADDPTERTKGAFMEDGRSPQNLVRRDVLRHYIQTSGGSRSWAVVAGCYIGYNGLLIALYSWVRLWTESGSSTTPDPRRMGYYTLGYIIIACTACVLGTLRSYLVFDVSLQAARELFHQTIHALLQAQLQWLESVPTGNLINLFASDFYLIDSRLGFDLIGLFSAAMDCVGVIMGAVLVCPALTIIAAILLCAVLWYTKRYVVAVCEIKQLEATTRGTVYEHFNMTSQGLSTIQAFCRGEDYSSIMHAKIDQQAKTSWYLYLLNRWLTFRINVLGTLFSLFTLFFVVSSPSITGSFAGFALVFTNHLCHALVMLSRTYATAEMDFSAVERAMEYTEVPTENSDGEDAPDRWPTEGRLSVRSLTVAYSPELSPVLHNITFTVEPGQRLGVVGRTGAGKSSLALALLRCLEAREGAILIDGVDISTIKLHHLRRRLAMIPQNPILFTGTVRSNLDPFGQYSDDSLIEALKRVSWDNPEALHASVADGGSNLSCGERQILCLARAMLSAPAVLVMDEATSAMDHDTDQMIQRSIRSQIGKRSPTLIVIAHRLQTIADFDRVLVLHEGRAVEFGSPQDLMQSRNGLFRQLVDDDVGKENLYNQMNIAGR, encoded by the exons ATGATTGAAGTTAAAGAATTATCCGTGTTTCTCCATATTGTTGGGGCAGGATTGGTGCTTCAATTGGGCTTTCCTGCACTCCGACAGGTCACAACCGCTATCCTGACCCTTGTGAGTAGCAGACGTTATGGTACCTACGTGTATACCGAGAAGAATGGAAGACCCAAGACCCAACCGGCCAAGCGAGTTTGGTTTCTGTTGACCTGCATGGGGTGCGGTTGCTTCATCGCCATCCTGCGGGTTGCTACTCCCGCCAACAATGGGTTCCTACTTGAACGCTGGCTGCAGTTGACGACCTGG ATTGTTATGCTAGTCCACCATACCACGCTTGTGACCGAGTCCATATCTAGTGCAAGATATGTGATTGGCTTGAGAGGATGCCTTAGCTGCTTCGTAGTAGCGTTACTCTCCGTAATTGAGCAGTACACGGGcgaggaagcaaagaaatcTCCAGAGGCGCTGCTTGTGATGGCGCGGATCAATCACGGAATCGTTGGAATCTCAATCTTGATCACTCTGTCATTGCCGCGACGATCCCGCATATTCCGGGACGGAAAGGCAATTGATGGTGAAGGTTCATCCTCCGTCCTAGGGCGTCTTTCTTTCCACTGGGTGAGCGAATTGGTCGCGGTGGCCGAAGCCCGACGTCGGGTCACCTTGGATGATCTACCGGAGCTGGATGATCGGACACGAGCAGGGATTCTGCAGGAAGAATTTACCCAGGCCCCGTGCAATAACGCATCACATCGCTGTGACGAATGGTCTTTGTTCAGGCTACTGCTCCTTTCGCATGGCAAATGTCTGCGCAATCAGATTATGCTTTCTATCCCGCTCGCCGTGGTAGCGTTTACACCACAGTTAGCGTTGTGGATGATGCTGCAATCGCTCGAAGAACAGTCAACGAGACAGTCAGATACTGCATCCTTGACGTGGTGGGCCTTGGTCTGTGGCCTTACGATTGGTCTTTCTGCGTGGCTCGAGAACTGGCTGTTGTGGCTGGCGATGAATAAAATCTCAGTTCCCTTGACACAGCAACTGACGGCGATTCTCTACCATAAACTTATCTCTCACTCTCAGCTGGCTGGGGACAGTCTCAACGAGCAGAACCTCACAAACCTCATTTCCATGGACACACAACGCATTGCGACCGTGGCAGGATTTCTCTATTCAAATGTTCTACAGGCAATGAAGCTAATCGTCGCGAGTACCCTGCTGACACATTTACTAGGATGGCAAAGTTTGCTTGCCGGACTTTCCACCTTGCTCATCATTACACCGCTGCACCGGATCTTTCTGCAGAGGTACGGAGCAGCGGAGCGAGCCTTGACGGGTCTCCGGGATAGTAAAATGGCTGCACTAACAGAGGCCCTACAATGTATCCGACAGGTCAAGATCGCCGCACTGGAACGCAAATGGGAGGTTaaaatcaatcaacttcTTGAGCGAGGGCTGCAGGAACACCGTGCCGCGTTCCACTGGTATTTAATGAATCTAGCTTGCCATCTAGTAGGACCTGTTCTGGTCTCAGCCACGGCTATAGGGATATACACGTGGATACATGGGAGTCTGACCCCCTCTGTGGCGTTTCCTGCCCTGTCTCTGCTGGGATACATTCAGTTCATCCTGGGGCTCATTCCTGACCTTTGGTCTGGGATCGTTGGCGCCAGGATTAGCTTAAGGCGGATAGGTAGCTTTCTTGAAACCGAGAAGGCGTCGTCGACCATAGCCCCAGGGGAACGTATAGAATTCCAGAGCGCCACGGTATGTTATGAAAGCTCGGCAGGAGCTCAAGGCTCAGGGACATTGCACAACTTAACAGCCAGTTTCCCACCTAAAGAGCTAAGCATCATCACGGGTGCCACGGGCATGGGGAAGAGCCTCCTTCTACGAACGATTCTGGACGAGTGCCACATAAAGTCTGGAATTCTGCGACGTCCGGTACCAGCGTCACACGACGAGATATACGGACAGAAAACGACTACACAACCAAGGTGGGTGATTGATCACGCCATCGCATTTGTCCCCCAGCTTCCGTGGAACGAGGCTGCCACAATACGCGATAATATTCTTTTCGGCCTGCCTCTTGAGCCGGAAAGATATCAATCTGTGCTGTATGCCTGCGCATTGACAAAGGACCTTGAGCAACTTGAGCACGGCGATCTGACTGATATTGGCCCCAATGGGTGTAAACTGAGCGGGGGACAAAAGACGCGCGTCGCACTTGCTCGAGCCTTGTACTCACGAGCGGGAATCCTGCTGCTGGATGACATTTTCAGTGCTGTGGATATTCACACTGCGCgacacatcttcatccatggCTTGACGGGTGAACTCGCCCAAGGCCGAACGCGAATTTTGGTGACGCACCATGTTCAGCTTTGTGCCTCTAAGGCCAAATATCTTGTAACTCTCGATAATGGGACAGTTGTTTTCGCAGGAATCCCACCCTATCTATTGCACCCCAGCCTCGAAGAGAATAGAGATACGGCAGGTAATGAGAGCAAGCATGACATACATACGCCCGAGTCGACACCGGTTAGACATTCATACAACACACTAGTCTCGGCGGATGATCCGACCGAGAGAACGAAGGGTGCTTTCATGGAGGATGGCCGTTCACCACAGAATCTAGTTCGACGGGATGTGTTACGCCACTACATTCAAACTAGCGGTGGGTCGAGGTCGTGGGCTGTCGTAGCTGGGTGCTATATTGGCTATAATGGTCTTCTCATTGCTTTG TACTCCTGGGTGCGCCTGTGGACCGAAAGCGGATCCTCAACCACACCAGACCCTCGGAGAATGGGATACTACACGCTTGGCTATATCATTATTGCATGTACCGCGTGTGTACTGGGAACATTGCGATCCTACCTCGTGTTTGATGTGTCTCTCCAAGCCGCCAGGGAGCTATTCCACCAAACAATTCATGCCCTGCTGCAAGCACAACTTCAGTGGCTAGAGTCCGTACCTACGGGGAACTTGATCAATCTGTTCGCTTCAGACTTTTACCTCATTGACTCACGACTGGGATTTGATCTGATCGGGTTGTTCAGCGCTGCCATGGACTGTGTTGGTGTGATCATGGGTGCGGTATTGGTTTGTCCGGCCCTGACAATCATCGCCGCAATCCTTCTTTGCGCAGTCCTCTGGTATACGAAGCGCTACGTCGTGGCAGTCTGCGAGATCAAACAACTCGAGGCAACTACAAGGGGTACCGTTTATGAACATTTCAACATGACCTCGCAAGGGCTTAGTACCATCCAGGCATTCTGCAGGGGTGAAGACTATAGCAGCATTATGCATGCAAAGATTGACCAACAGGCCAAGACCTCGTGGTATCTATATTTGCTCAACCGATGGCTGACATTTCGCATCAACGTGCTGGGCACGCTCTTCTCATTATTTACTCTTTTCTTCGTTGTTAGCAGCCCATCAATCACAGGCTCTTTCGCAGGGTTTGCCCTGGTTTTTACCAATCATCTCTGTCATGCACTGGTCATGTTAAGCCGAACGTATGCGACCGCAGAGATGGACTTCAGTGCGGTGGAAAGGGCCATGGAGTATACTGAGGTACCAACAGAAAATAGTGACGGTGAGGATGCTCCTGACCGGTGGCCTACAGAGGGGAGGTTGTCTGTCCGGAGCCTGACCGTGGCCTACTCGCCGGAGCTTTCTCCTGTCCTTCACAATATCACCTTTACCGTGGAACCCGGACAACGCCTTGGAGTCGTTGGACGGACCGGTGCAGGCAAATCATCGCTTGCCCTGGCTCTCCTCCGTTGCCTAGAGGCACGCGAGGGGGCAATTTTGAttgatggtgttgatatAAGTACTATTAAACTGCATCATCTGCGCAGAAGACTCGCCATGATTCCGCAAAATCCAATACTTTTCACAGGCACCGTGCGATCCAACCTGGATCCATTTGGCCAGTATTCCGATGACTCGCTAATTGAGGCGCTCAAACGCGTCTCCTGGGACAATCCCGAGGCGCTCCATGCGTCCGTGGCCGATGGAGGGTCAAATCTGTCTTGTGGTGAACGCCAGATACTTTGCCTGGCGAGAGCGATGCTGTCAGCCCCAGCTGTGCTCGTCATGGACGAAGCGACATCTGCTATGGATCATGACACCGATCAGATGATCCAGCGTTCTATTCGCTCTCAGATTGGAAAGAGGAGCCCAACACTGATTGTTATCGCACATCGTCTACAAACTATTGCTGACTTTGACCGTGTGCTTGTTCTGCACGAAGGAAGGGCAGTGGAATTCGGGTCTCCCCAGGATTTGATGCAGTCCCGAAACGGGCTATTCCGACAGTTGGTGGACGATGATGTGGGTAAAGAGAACCTTTATAACCAGATGAATATTGCAGGCAGGTAG
- a CDS encoding putative alternative oxidase AlxA, translated as MASFFLNITCPNRACLAAGNSAQLLGKHVIAGVSPRTVFTPGRRPQSTQSSLVTKSSWTHPVYTTSQLHSIQTAHRNAIDWSDRMALGTVRFLRWGMDLVTGYHHSHPRDAHSPRFRMTEEKWITRFIFLESVAGVPGMVAAMLRHLKSLRRMRRDYGWIETLLEEAYNERMHLLTFLKLSQPGPAMYFMVLAAQCVFFTGFSLAYLISPRICHRFVGYLEEEAVITYTKAIQELDKGNLPLWSNMEAPAMAIKYWQMPEGQRSIRSLLLCVRADEANHRDVNHTLGNLNQDSDPNPFSAKFRNALKEASQPLSPVKEHR; from the exons ATGGCGTCCTTCTTTCTGAATATCACTTGTCCCAACAGAGCCTGCCTGGCAGCTGGCAATTCCGCACAATTGCTTGGGAAGCATGTTATAGCAGGCGTTTCCCCACGGACAGTATTTACTCCCGGGAGAAGACCGCAGAGCACCCAGTCCTCTCTCGTTACAAAGTCCTCATGGACGCATCCTGT ATACACGACATCTCAGCTGCACTCGATTCAGACGGCTCACCGCAACGCCATAGATTGGTCGGATAGGATGGCTCTTGGAACTGTCCGCTTCCTACGATGGGGCATGGACTTGGTCACGGGATATCATCATTCACATCCACGCGATGCACACTCACCTCGTTTCCGAATGACCGAGGAGAAATGGATCACAAGGTTTATTTTTCTGGAGAGCGTTGCGGGCGTTCCCGGAATGGTAGCTGCTATGCTGCGACACCTGAAGAGCCTAAGGAGGATGAGGCGGGATTACGGATG GATTGAGACACTCCTGGAAGAGGCCTATAATGAAAGGATGCACCTTTTAACCTTCCTCAAGTTATCCCAACCAGGCCCTGCCATGTACTTCATGGTGCTGGCAGCACAGTGTGTCTTTTTTACGGGTTTTTCTCTCGCCTACTTAATTTCTCCTCGGATATGTCACCGATTTGTCGGGTacctggaagaggaagccgTGATCACTTATACCAAAGCAATCCAGGAGCTTGACAAGGGAAACCTGCCGCTCTGGAGCAACATGGAGGCCCCTGCGATGGCCATCAAGTACTGGCAGATGCCGGAAGGCCAACGGTCTATACGTTCGCTGTTATTGTGCGTACGTGCCGACGAGGCGAACCACCGGGATGTGAATCACACGCTTGGAAATCTCAACCAAGATAGTGATCCCAATCCCTTCTCGGCCAAGTTTAGGAACGCACTTAAGGAAGCCAGCCAACCCTTGTCTCCGGTGAAAGAACATCGTTGA
- a CDS encoding permease of the major facilitator superfamily — protein MSFTQNEVGSSVSAVLLQSYIWGGSATSKKDELELVFSNATAKEAGTVPGESIRIDPSIEKSVLRKLDFKLLPVLSLMYFFNSLDRSNLGNAKTDGIDQDLKLVGNQYSIILAVFNVTFSLFDLPSNLLLKKFSGKAMLPIMMFGWGSVTLLQCAAFNFAGMLVCRLFMGIFEAGFFAGVIFYLTQFYKRNEIAFRLSIFYGMVTIAGAFSGLIAFGVFQIKEHLAGWKYLFLIEGGATIIIATFAAWWLPLSGSKCHWFNEAESQVAQMRLLQDGSVRTTDRLSITEALGALFDWRVLVWAVSCFCFGVAQSSVSNFLPQMVALQGYSAVKTNLYTVAPYCVGTVVLWIIAKSSDHFRERSFHLAAALIITFIGYVILATVDPNTNKGVAYFACFLLAAGAFVPSSIFHSWHTNNVTHESQRAATVGFLVGSANCAGIPSSLSFKAETAPRYMPALIVNCVFLLVGACVVIGLGTWFRLDNRRRDKEQGVRLTAGDVATQNLVGGWKDPNWRWTP, from the exons ATGTCATTCACGCAAAACGAGGTCGGCAGCTCAGTGTCAGCTGTACTACTCCAATCTTATATATGGGGTGGATCAGCC ACCTCGAAGAAGGACGAGCTAGAGCTTGTGTTTTCTAATGCCACCGCCAAAGAGGCGGGCACGGTACCAGGTGAATCGATCAGAATCGATCCCTCCATCGAGAAATCGGTACTCCGGAAGTTGGACTTCAA GCTCCTTCCCGTCCTTTCATTAATGTACTTCTTCAACTCCCTTGACCGGAGTAATCTGGGGAACGCGAAGACCGATGGCATTGATCAAGACCTCAAGCTGGTTGGCAATCAATACAGTATTATCCTTGCCGTGTTTAATGTTACGTTCTCCCTGTTCGATTTGCCCTCCAAtttgttgttgaagaagttCAGCGGTAAAGCCATGCTTCCTATCATGATGTTCGGCTG GGGCAGTGTTACGCTTCTTCAATGTGCAGCATTCAACTTTGCTGGCATGCTCGTATGCCGACTGTTTATGGGCATTTTCGAAGCAGGCTTCTTCG CGGGGGTAATCTTCTACCTGACACAGTTCTATaaaagaaatgaaattgCCTTTCGCCTCTCAATATTCTACGGCATGGTCACGATCGCAG GTGCATTCTCCGGCCTTATTGCCTTTGGTGTCTTTCAGATCAAAGAACACCTAGCAGGCTGGAAATACCTTTTCTTGATCGAAGGCGGTGCAACAATCATCATCGCCACATTTGCAGCCTGGTGGCTCCCACTCAGTGGCTCCAAGTGTCACTGGTTCAACGAGGCCGAATCCCAAGTGGCACAGATGCGTCTCCTGCAAGACGGATCCGTCCGAACGACAGATCGCCTTTCCATCACAGAGGCTCTGGGCGCCCTGTTTGACTGGCGGGTCCTCGTATGGGCCGTCAGCTGCTTTTGCTTCGGTGTTGCCCAAAGTTCCGTCAGCAATTTCCTCCCGCAGATGGTGGCTCTCCAAGGCTATTCCGCGgtaaaaactaatttatatacgGTGGCCCCGTACTGCGTCGGGACCGTTGTTCTCTGGATCATTGCCAAGTCGTCGGATCATTTTCGAGAGCGCTCGTTCCATCTGGCGGCTGCGTTGATCATCACGTTTATTGGATACGTGATTCTTGCCACCGTGGATCCAAATACTAACAAGGGGGTGGCCTATTTTGCCTGCTTCCTCCTTGCAGCTGGCGCTTTCGTACCAAGTAGTATCTTTCATAGCTGGCATACCAATAACGTCACACATGAGAGCCAACGAGCAGCAACGGTGGGCTTCTTGGTGGGCTCGGCGAATTGTGCGGGCATTCCATCAAGTCTATCATTCAAGGCAGAAACCGCACCAAGGTATATGCCCGCGTTAATTGTGAACTGTGTCTTCCTTCTGGTGGGTGCGTGTGTGGTGATAGGGCTAGGGACATGGTTCAGGCTTGATAATCGAAGGAGAGACAAGGAACAAGGCGTCCGGCTGACTGCAGGTGATGTTGCGACGCAGAATTTGGTAGGAGGTTGGAAGGATCCCAATTGGAGGTGGACCCCTTGA